The Pasteurella multocida genome contains a region encoding:
- the deoR gene encoding DNA-binding transcriptional repressor DeoR — MEKMTSRIQKLEFLLKQMDKIHLRDAAEMLNVSEMTIRRDLVSCASSVILLGGYIVKDPKIHAQKGYRIFEQQEKNTAEKMYLGKLAASLIEDGDVVFFDCGSTVPFIATQINDDIKFTALCCSINAFLALQEKPNCDLILCGGRYSRHNAFLNRIQRHSELDMICTNKAFISAAGVSIQQGVTCFNFDEAKAKQRVMEKTQQAFLVVDHSKFNRVEQAYIADLSAFDTVICDKPAPTAFIDKLPTLIFK; from the coding sequence ATGGAAAAAATGACGTCTCGCATTCAGAAATTGGAGTTTCTACTTAAGCAAATGGACAAAATTCATCTGCGAGATGCGGCAGAAATGTTGAATGTGTCTGAAATGACGATTCGACGGGATCTGGTTTCCTGTGCAAGCTCAGTGATTTTATTAGGTGGGTATATCGTTAAAGATCCAAAAATTCATGCGCAGAAAGGTTATCGGATCTTTGAACAACAAGAAAAAAACACCGCGGAGAAAATGTATTTAGGAAAGCTCGCTGCTTCTCTGATTGAAGATGGCGATGTTGTTTTTTTTGATTGTGGCTCAACAGTGCCTTTTATCGCGACACAAATTAATGATGACATCAAATTTACCGCACTGTGTTGCTCAATTAATGCATTTTTAGCCTTACAGGAAAAACCCAATTGTGATTTGATTCTATGTGGGGGACGGTATTCTCGACATAATGCGTTTTTAAATCGTATTCAGCGTCATAGTGAATTGGATATGATTTGTACCAATAAAGCCTTCATTTCTGCGGCAGGTGTGTCTATCCAACAAGGCGTGACATGTTTTAATTTTGATGAAGCGAAAGCAAAACAGCGTGTTATGGAGAAAACACAACAAGCCTTTTTAGTGGTGGACCATTCTAAATTTAATCGAGTTGAGCAGGCATATATTGCGGATCTTTCTGCTTTTGATACTGTGATTTGTGATAAACCCGCACCAACGGCATTCATCGACAAACTGCCGACGTTAATTTTCAAGTAA